From the Candidatus Neomarinimicrobiota bacterium genome, the window TGCCCATAGTATCCCTCTTTTCAAAATTGTCAATGCTTCAGGTATATCAAATACATCCACCGTGTGCCCAAGAGATGTATAAAAAACATTACCTTTTCCATATTTTTTCTTCCATACAACCGGCATGGTAAAGCCGTCGATCCAATAAGCATGTTCGCCATTAAAGGTTGTTTCGGCTAAAACTTCATTAGCTGGATCAACATGCATATAATACTGTTCAGAGTGAACTTTAAAATCACTTAGCCCATGAGTGATCGGATCTTTGTGATCGATTATATTGACCTCGTAATCAATTATGCCACCGGGATGAGCTACCCATTGCCCTCCAACCATAAATTGATATTCAGTATTTTTTCTGAATGCGTCCGCTAGTCCCCCGTGCCAACCAGCAATCGCCACGCCCCTGTTCTTAACAGCATTCAAAAGCATTTTCTCTTGTTCATCTGTAATTGAAGACATGGTATAAATCTGAATAACAAGATCAATCGAATTCATTAAATCCTCGTCAAGATATGAATCAAGGGAAGGAGACACTGTTACTTTGAATCCTTCCTTCCTAAGCCAAGGGACAAATAAATCACGACATTTTTCAGGCTCGTGGCCCTCCCATCCCCCATAAACGAACAGCACTGATTTTTCTTTACTTAAGGTCCCATTTTGTGCGTTTGCAATAACAATAAAAGAAAATGTTATTAATGGTATAAGCCAGTTATACCAGTACTTTTTAATACAATTGTGGCTTTTGATCATTTTTTCTCCAAGCTGAATTGCCTTAATTTATGTTAATAAGGGACCGTAGGCTGTGAAAAGCCCTCTTGACATGTAGATTATCTAGAGAACTGAATCCAGGATCAATCTTTTTTGGAGGTCTAATCCGCCGGCCAGCGGGTGGTGACTTTTCTTAGGTTGGTCCAGAAGGAGAGGCCACTGGTTCCCGTAATGTCACCATGGCCGTATTTCGACTGATTCCACCCGCCGAAACTGAACGGATCGCGAGGGACCGGCACACCTACATTAACACCCACCATGCCAGAACTGGCGTTTTCTGAAACAAACCGTGATACCGCACCTGATGTCGTAAAAACTGAAGCGGCGTTTCCGTAAGGTGAACCGTTTTCGATCTCAATAGCCTCTTCCAGGGAGCCCGCCCGGACAATAGTGAGGACCGGCCCAAAAATTTCTTCCTGTGCACATGCCATGTCCGATTTTGCATGATCAATAATGGTCGGTCCCAGCCAGTAACCACCGTCGTACCCATCTGGGGCATCTGCATTTCTCCCATCCAGAACTATCTTTGCGCCGTCCTTTTCTGCCTCATCGACCATGGCGGTGATTCTCACTTTTGCTGCGGAACTGATAACAGCACCCATATCTTCACCCAGCTTGAGGTTGCGTGAATTGTCCACAATACCATCGATGATGCCGTCGATGTTTTCCACGCCCACCATAACGCTGGCAGCCATACAGCGCTGACCGGCACTTCCCATGGATGAACTGATGACACCGTTAACGGTCGTCTCTTCATGGGCATCTGGAACGACAATGAGATGATTTTTTGCACCGCCAAGACTGAGTGCCCGTTTGCCGTTTGCAGTACTTCTAGTGTAAACAATTTCAGCCACTTTTGAGGATCCAACAAAAGCTACAGCTTTGATGTCGGGATGATCGGTGATGGCCTCCACAGCATCCTTGGCACCGTTCAATACACTGAAAACACCGGCGGGGAGACCCGCTTCACCCATCAGTTCAGCCATCTTCATGGTTGAGAGAGGTGTCTGTTCAGAGGGTTTAAGAATAAAGCAGTTACCTGCTGTAATGGCAATAGGGATCATCCAGAGCGGGACCATGACAGGGAAATTGAAAGGGGTAATACCTGCCACAACACCTATCGGTTCATAGAGAGCCTCACAACTGACGCCCTTTGCAACAGTCAAAACTTCACCTCTCAGGACGTTTGTGAACGACGTGGAGAATTCGATGACGTCTATACCGCGGTCGATACTTCCTTTTGCTTCGGGAATGGTTTTGCCGTTTTCCAAGGCAACGAGTTCTGCTAATTCTTCATAATCTCGCTCCATGAGTGATTTGAGCCGGAACATAACCTGGGTCCGTGTGCCAACAGGTGTATCCCGCCAGGCTGGCCACGCTTTGCTGGCTGCTTCGACGGCGATGTTGAGATCATCACCACCTGAAAGTGGAATTGTTGCAATCTTTTTGCCCCAATAGGGTGTGGTTACTTCCAGCTTCTTAGTCGAAGTTGACGCTGCGGAACCTCCCCCTATCCAGTTACCTTTTTCTCCAAAGTCTCTAAATGTTATCTCATTCATTTGAATAGATGACCTTTTAAACATTTGGTTTGAATTAACATTTTGAACCCGGAAGCTGTTTCGAAATCTAAGAGGTCAATTCCTCGCGGATGATGACGAGTATGGCCGCCTGAGGAACAATGAGATATTTATTCTCTTCCACATTGATCTCAACGGAAGCTTTTTTCAGGAAAAGAGCGTAATCTCCCGTCTCGGCCTGAGGGGGGATGTAACGAACATTCTCTGTCTCAGTCTTCCAAGGCTCTTCTTCCACACTGTTTGGATCAGAAACCGGGAGGCCGGGACCCACTTCAACAACAACACCGCCCCAGACATCCTCTTTCTCCCGTACGGTAGGCGGAAGGTAGAGCCCCGCTGGGGACTTTTCCGCCGATTCATCAGGGCGGATCAGAACACGGTCACCAATTACGATTATTCTTCTTTTTCCTACTCGCATCGCATCGCTTAAAAATAATGATTTCTTCCTTATCAAGTAATAGATTTGTCGTATATGACAGATGAGAGGGAACTTCCTCTAGACAGGCCGGTTCTGTGATGTGTGGCCCCAAGAATCGAATCAGCAACCAGGCTTAGCCTGCAACCCTGATTAATCCCAACATCTTCCTTTATGTTTAAACGCGTCCTCACACTCGCCAAACCCCACTGGCTTCTTCTACTTGTTTCCATCCTGGCATCGCTGGTTTTTGTATTTTTCAATTCACTTTCCATTTGGCTTACCGCCTCTTTCATCAGCAACATTCTCACCGATTTTGAAACACTCCTGAACAATCAGGCTGAACTTCTCTCTTCTTCTGAGAGAACAGTTAATGAGACACTGAAAATGTGGACCAACAGACTGATTTTGGGCACCACTGCCCTAGGGACTCTCAAAAGACTATGTCTCTCAATTTTCTCTATTTTTGTTCTAAAAAATATCTTTCTTTACTTGAAGAATTTTTTTGCGGGACTTATGCAGATCAGGGTTATCACTGATCTGAGGAACGCTCTTTTTAATCATTTGACATCACTTTCTTTGTCTTTCTTCAATCGTTCCCGAGCTGGTGATCTCACATCCATCGTTCTGAACGATGTGGCCATCATGCGAAGGACCTTCTCCGTCAGCTTCCAGAAACTCCTTGTTGAGCCCATCAACATACTCACATTTTTTACACTCTTGTT encodes:
- a CDS encoding ThuA domain-containing protein encodes the protein MIKSHNCIKKYWYNWLIPLITFSFIVIANAQNGTLSKEKSVLFVYGGWEGHEPEKCRDLFVPWLRKEGFKVTVSPSLDSYLDEDLMNSIDLVIQIYTMSSITDEQEKMLLNAVKNRGVAIAGWHGGLADAFRKNTEYQFMVGGQWVAHPGGIIDYEVNIIDHKDPITHGLSDFKVHSEQYYMHVDPANEVLAETTFNGEHAYWIDGFTMPVVWKKKYGKGNVFYTSLGHTVDVFDIPEALTILKRGILWAIGELK
- a CDS encoding CoA-acylating methylmalonate-semialdehyde dehydrogenase, whose translation is MNEITFRDFGEKGNWIGGGSAASTSTKKLEVTTPYWGKKIATIPLSGGDDLNIAVEAASKAWPAWRDTPVGTRTQVMFRLKSLMERDYEELAELVALENGKTIPEAKGSIDRGIDVIEFSTSFTNVLRGEVLTVAKGVSCEALYEPIGVVAGITPFNFPVMVPLWMIPIAITAGNCFILKPSEQTPLSTMKMAELMGEAGLPAGVFSVLNGAKDAVEAITDHPDIKAVAFVGSSKVAEIVYTRSTANGKRALSLGGAKNHLIVVPDAHEETTVNGVISSSMGSAGQRCMAASVMVGVENIDGIIDGIVDNSRNLKLGEDMGAVISSAAKVRITAMVDEAEKDGAKIVLDGRNADAPDGYDGGYWLGPTIIDHAKSDMACAQEEIFGPVLTIVRAGSLEEAIEIENGSPYGNAASVFTTSGAVSRFVSENASSGMVGVNVGVPVPRDPFSFGGWNQSKYGHGDITGTSGLSFWTNLRKVTTRWPAD
- a CDS encoding co-chaperone GroES, whose amino-acid sequence is MRVGKRRIIVIGDRVLIRPDESAEKSPAGLYLPPTVREKEDVWGGVVVEVGPGLPVSDPNSVEEEPWKTETENVRYIPPQAETGDYALFLKKASVEINVEENKYLIVPQAAILVIIREELTS